CCAGCCTTCCAAGCTGTCCACGCGGGTTCGATTCCCGTCTCCCGCTTTTTACTTATTGTTGTCTGAGAGTCTGCCGAGGTGGCTCAGTGGTAGAGCACCTCCTTGGTAAGGAGGTGGTCGCGGGTTCGATTCTCGCCCTCGGCTAGTTTATCTTGAAAGTTACAATTAGTACTGCAGTGAGGTTGATGATGAGGGAGGGGAAATAAAAATGGGAAAAGAGAAATTTGAGAGGAGTAAACCGCACGTAAATATAGGGACAATAGGGCATGTAGATCACGGTAAGACGACGTTAACGGCGGCGATAACGAAAGTATTGGGTGATAAAGGGTTAGCGAAGTACATTAGTTATGATGAGGTGGCGAGGGCGTCAGAATCGCAAGGGAGAAGAGATGCGTCAAAGATAGTGACAATAGCGGTGAGTCACGTGGAATATTCAACGGTGAATAGGCATTATGCACATATAGATTGTCCTGGTCATGCTGATTATGTAAAGAACATGATAACGGGAGCGGCGCAGATGGATGGTGCGATACTGGTGGTGAGTGCGCTTGATGGTCCGATGCCGCAGACGAGGGAGCATATATTGCTTGCAAGGCAGGTGAATGTGCCGGCAGTGGTAGTATTTCTGAATAAATGTGATGCGGTGGAGGATAAGGAGTTGTTGGATTTAGTGGAGATGGAGGTTAGGGATTTGCTGACGAAGTATAATTTTCCTGGGGAGAGCACGCCGATAATAAGAGGGAGTGCATTAGGTGCGTTGGAAGGGAAGCAGGATGGAGTGGATTCGATAATGAGTTTGATGGAAGCGGTAGATAATACGATACCGTTGCCTGCGAGGGATGTTGACAAGCCATTTCTGATGAGTGTTGAGGATGTATTTTCGATAACAGGGCGAGGGACGGTAGCGACGGGGAGAGTAGAAAAAGGGAGAGTGAGAGTAGGAGAGAATGTGGATATAGTGGGGATACAGGAGACGAGGAAATCGGTGGTGACGGGTATAGAGATGTTCAGAAAGCTGCTTGATGAAGCGCAGGCAGGGGATAATATAGGGATGCTGTTGAGAGGGATAGAGAAGAATCAGGTGGAGAGAGGACAGGTAATAGCGTATCCGGGTTCAATAAAGCCGCATAAGAAGTTTAGAGGACAGGTATATGTGCTGACTAAAGAAGAAGGAGGGAGACATACGCCGTTTTTCAATGGGTATCGTCCGCAGTTTTATTTTAGGACGACGGATGTGACGGGAATAGCGCATTTGCCTGAAGGTGTGGAGATGGTGATACCTGGGGACAATGTGACGATGGATATAGAGTTGATAATGCCTGTGGCGATGGAGACGCAGTTAAGGTTTGCGATAAGGGAAGGTGGGAAGACGGTAGGTTCTGGGGTTGTTACCGAGATAGTTGAATAGAGAGAGGTTTTTTTTTGATTATGTTTGTGTGAGTGAAAGATTTGGGTGGAGAAATTATTAGATTTAATAAGAAAGAAGCTTTATTGTTTGGATACGACTTGAATGTAAAATAATCGACGCTTAAGTATTATGTTATAAAACGGAGATTAAATAAACAGGATTAAAATCTATGGTAAATGAAAAAGCAGTCCCGACTCAACGTTTGAGAATTAAGTTGCGGTCGTATGATCATTGACACCGAGAGATTTGTTTTGGAGCTATTTTATTATAGTTATTACTCTTAAGAAATTATATATAGCGATTCTAACAGATATATAAAACAGAGGGGGGGGGGGTAAACCGAAACGACCATAAAGAGACGATAGCGGCAGAATAAAGTGATAGAATATAGCACAGGCTCTCGTTATCGGCGAAAGAAATATGAAGTAAAAGCAAACAGATGTTTTTGAGACAAAAACTACCTAAACATGGCAGGCAAAATATAAAATTGGAGAATTAATAGATGGCGGAAAGAGTTATTATAACATTAGCGTGCAGTGTATGTAAGAACAGGAATTATTATTTTGACAGAGCCAAAAATCATGAAGGGAAGCTCGCATTGAAAAAATTTTGTAAAAATTGCGGCAAACGCACTGATCACAAAGAGACAAAATAATCAAGACAAGGGGGGGTATAAGCTAATGGTAAACTGCTGGTCTCCAAAAC
This genomic interval from Candidatus Endomicrobiellum trichonymphae contains the following:
- the tuf gene encoding elongation factor Tu — protein: MGKEKFERSKPHVNIGTIGHVDHGKTTLTAAITKVLGDKGLAKYISYDEVARASESQGRRDASKIVTIAVSHVEYSTVNRHYAHIDCPGHADYVKNMITGAAQMDGAILVVSALDGPMPQTREHILLARQVNVPAVVVFLNKCDAVEDKELLDLVEMEVRDLLTKYNFPGESTPIIRGSALGALEGKQDGVDSIMSLMEAVDNTIPLPARDVDKPFLMSVEDVFSITGRGTVATGRVEKGRVRVGENVDIVGIQETRKSVVTGIEMFRKLLDEAQAGDNIGMLLRGIEKNQVERGQVIAYPGSIKPHKKFRGQVYVLTKEEGGRHTPFFNGYRPQFYFRTTDVTGIAHLPEGVEMVIPGDNVTMDIELIMPVAMETQLRFAIREGGKTVGSGVVTEIVE
- the rpmG gene encoding 50S ribosomal protein L33; its protein translation is MAERVIITLACSVCKNRNYYFDRAKNHEGKLALKKFCKNCGKRTDHKETK